ACTTTTAGTTCGTACATAACCTAAAAGTCTTTTGCGCTGTCCAATCATTTTGAGCAATCCTTGTCTTGAGGAGAAATCATGGATGTTGCCCTGAAGATGTTTGCTTAATTTTGAGATCCTTGTAGTAAGCATCGCAACTTGAACTTCTACTGAACCAGTATCAGTTGGATGAACTTGATGGGTGTTGATTAGCTTTTGTTTCTCTTCTGTGTCAAGTGACATTTGTTTGACTTTTCTTATTCATCAAGTCTAATTTAATCCCTAGCCTTCTATCAAGTACTCTTTTCACTCAATTTCATAAGAATCTCTTTGAGATGTTTATCCATTAGCTCAGCTTTTTCTTCTGAAGATAGGGAATTCAATAATAAAGAATTTTCTTTCTCTTTGGTTGTTATTATTTTAATTGAATCTTTTATTTCATTATCTACATAGCCAAGTGAATTTAGAATTAAATATATTTCATCTATATATTTAGAAAATTGATTAGTTTCTATGACTTTTTTATCGTTATGACTTGTTTTATTATTATCTATAAATCTATGAAGTTTATTTTTTAGCTCAACTATTAATCTCTCTGCGATTCGTTTACCTATTCCCTGAGAATTTGTTAATAAATTAGATTCTTTATTTTCTATTGCATTTACTAATTGATTCACCTCAAAGTCCTCTAATAATGCCATACCAATCTGAGCACCTATACCATTTACACTGATGATTTCCCTGAATAAATCTCTTTGATTAACCTCCATAAAACCATATAAATTCGTTGCATCTTCGCGATCTATCTGATGAATCCATAATTCAATCTCATTAGAATCTTCAGCTTTGCCTATCTGTTTTGGTAATAATTGTATTTCATAACCAACACTACAAACATTTAGAACAACTCCTTTTTTGCTCGATATTTTCCAAGTTTGTATTACTTCTCCTTTTAACCAGCTAATCATTATTATTTTTGATTAAATTTCTGTGATTATAAAATTTAGTCAACCACCATCAATCTGACATCCAACCATTGAGCCTCCTACTAGACCCGCAGGAATTGCCCACCATCGATCTTTTCCTCTTGATATTGCCGTAGCGAAGCCAGCACCTAAAATGCCCCCTGCA
This is a stretch of genomic DNA from Prochlorococcus marinus str. MIT 0912. It encodes these proteins:
- the rpsO gene encoding 30S ribosomal protein S15, which encodes MSLDTEEKQKLINTHQVHPTDTGSVEVQVAMLTTRISKLSKHLQGNIHDFSSRQGLLKMIGQRKRLLGYVRTKSEKRYTELIEKLAIRG
- the ruvA gene encoding Holliday junction branch migration protein RuvA, coding for MISWLKGEVIQTWKISSKKGVVLNVCSVGYEIQLLPKQIGKAEDSNEIELWIHQIDREDATNLYGFMEVNQRDLFREIISVNGIGAQIGMALLEDFEVNQLVNAIENKESNLLTNSQGIGKRIAERLIVELKNKLHRFIDNNKTSHNDKKVIETNQFSKYIDEIYLILNSLGYVDNEIKDSIKIITTKEKENSLLLNSLSSEEKAELMDKHLKEILMKLSEKST